The segment TCGCCAAAAATTCAGGCGCTGAAGTGACGGCCATCGACAGCGGGGAAAAGTTGGACATGCTCTTATCCATCGGTGCAGACAACGTAATCGATTATCGGCAAGAAGACTTTACTGCAAATGGCGAAACCTATGACGTGATTTTCGATGTTGCGGGAAAAAGCCCTTTTTCGAAAACCATCAACTCATTGAAGCCTAAAGGCATTTACCTGATGGGCAATCCGAGCCTTTCCCAAATGTTCCGGAGGCTTTTGCCGACGAAAAAAGGCAACCGGAAAATCATAGCGGGAGCGGCCAGTTATAAAGCCGAAGATTTACGCTATCTGAGTAAACTGTTGGCAGAGGGCAAGATCAAGCCGGTCATTGACCAAGTATTCCCGCTGGAGCAGCTGCGCCAAGCTCATTATTATGTGGAGAGTGGAATGAAGAAGGGGAATGTTGTCATTGCTAATCGATGATGCGAGTCAATCTATACTGAACATTAAAATTCTATCCATATGTAAAAAAAATTTTAGCTAAGTTGCTGCAACACACGAGTATTTATAATCCATACAATGCCACTCCTGCAACCTTCAGGATGTGGCTTCTTCGTGTTATCCCCATCAGAAAAAGCTGTCCCAAAAAGCCGTTATTCACAACTTTTCCAGACAGCCCTCACAGCAGGAATCATTTTCAATCCATCAGGCAATATAATCATCTTTATTTACATCTGTCGCTTCCACTTTCTCATAGTAAGCACCTTTTGTGATCAGCGCCAAAACCACTGTCATGACAGCTGCCATCAGCGCGGCTAAGAAAGCGGCGGTGCTTTGGAGGAAAAGTCCGAAATAACCAAGTGCAGCAACGGTTCCGATTATAGTCGGTACAAGAAGTGAAACTACGCCGACGGGATTCCATTTAAACAAATTCTCTTGCCTTGCGTCGTAATAGGGGGGGCCGATTTTCAGCAATTTTTTCACGATGAGCGCATCGGTTACGAGAATCGCAGCCCACGACATTAGCGCTACCCCCTGGAATGTCATCGCTGTTTGCAGGTGGTCGATGATGCCGCCAAGCATCAGCGCCATGGCCGTAACAGCTGCCACGACTACCCAGAAGCGCCGGCCTGGAGTGAACCGGAACATATTTTCAAAAAAGCTCGATAGTGAAAGCGAAGCGCTGTAAATATTGGTGATATTGATGCGGACTTGCGTCAATACGGTAAACAGTACACCGCCGAGTCCGAGCAGGATGACGATGTAAACGCCCGGGTTCGATTCGCCGATTCGGACCCCGAACCAGATGCCGAGGCAGCCCATGACGCCGAAACAGAAAATCTGCGGAATAAAACCGATTGCGATGGAGCCGATTTTCAAATCTTTCGGCTTCAGGAAACGCGCATAATCGGAAGCGATCAGCGCTGTCAGCCCCATGATGCCGTGTTGCATCCCGATGCATAATAATAAAGCTGTGCCGCCGATCTGGGCACCTTCTGGCATGTACGTCCAAAAACTTCCATCGTAGACAGATGGACGGTTGTAAGCAACGACGATTGCCGCGATTAAAAAAATACCGAAAATCGGCAAGGACCATTTTTGAAGTTTGTCCAATTGTTTGA is part of the Planococcus shenhongbingii genome and harbors:
- a CDS encoding purine-cytosine permease family protein; translated protein: MRTDSAVDLEREMEENRKKDYSLDKIPREYRRMGWLSITNITFGIATAIFYFQMGSVMALQFGAANALISAAYAIIAAGIVGSFIVYLSAKSGMNVNLLSRGGFGYIGASLTSLIYASNFIMYCAFEGMILVTAIHAYFPVIPQWILIVIFGSLVIPLNWFGIKQLDKLQKWSLPIFGIFLIAAIVVAYNRPSVYDGSFWTYMPEGAQIGGTALLLCIGMQHGIMGLTALIASDYARFLKPKDLKIGSIAIGFIPQIFCFGVMGCLGIWFGVRIGESNPGVYIVILLGLGGVLFTVLTQVRINITNIYSASLSLSSFFENMFRFTPGRRFWVVVAAVTAMALMLGGIIDHLQTAMTFQGVALMSWAAILVTDALIVKKLLKIGPPYYDARQENLFKWNPVGVVSLLVPTIIGTVAALGYFGLFLQSTAAFLAALMAAVMTVVLALITKGAYYEKVEATDVNKDDYIA